Sequence from the ANME-2 cluster archaeon genome:
CCAGACCATTGGAATATTCTTCCAGTACGGGCTGGGCTGCGTTGGCTGTCATGCAGCATCATTCGAGAGCCTGGCCGAAGGTGCCATGATGCACGGCATTGACCTGGACGCCATGCTCAAGGAGCTGAATGAACTTGCCTTAAAGGTCCAGGCTAAAAAAGAAGCATAAAAGCATTCATTATTCCAGTCTTATGAGACAATTATGTGGTAAGCAATAACGCTTTTGTTTTTTGGGTTGTTGCCAAAATCGACAAGTATTTAACGTAGAATAAATGATAATCAATGAACACAGTTACATAAAAATTAAGGTGCCGCATTTTATGGATTATACTATTCAAGAACACAATGATAATAAAATGGCTTTAGTGCCTCTTAAAAAGAATATGGATAAAAAATGGGAGGAAGAACTTCGCGAATGGGTCGTCGAAGAGTTCTATATACCATATCAGGCATCATAATTTGCTTTCAATATCATAATGCAACGATTTCCAAGTGAGGAATATTCCTGGAATTAAAGGGAATTTGTAGTATTTGCCAGACGTCTGGTACGATGTATACCTGTCAGTTATGCGGCCGTCTTGTTTGCAGCCATTGTTTTGATGTGAACAGGAGTGTATGCATACAATGCAGCCGGGGACGGGTATTGGGGTCTACGAATCCTCAATTCAGTGTTTGACTCTCTTTATTTGAACCCCTAACTGTCAATTTCTATCCGGTTTACTTTCTCCTTCTTCAATGGTGTTCAGGAACCGGTTGTAAATTGAATTGGTGATAATTTCGAGCATCAACTGTTTGCTGTCTTCACTACTCTTGCTTTTTGTAATAGCACAGAACACACCAAGTGGAATAGTTATGGAAGAATAAGAGGAACTGCCAATAATATTTCCGCAATGACCAAAAGCTTTCCTGAAAATCTGGTTCATGTTAATTTCAATATTATTAGAATTGGCATATACGTATATGTTATAGGTATTAACTGCAAATACCAGCGCGGTTGATATCCCCTCCAGGTCCAGCATATATTTAACGACTTTTGAAAGCGTACTTGGGTCTTTCATATAACCGGTATTGGTCAGGAGATATGCACCTTTGATATGTTTGTTATTGATAGCGTTAGCAAGGTCGCTGAACGTTTCAGGTTTTACAGCCGGTTTTTCAAGTTTTAATAGCAGGTCATTGTCTATGTACCCCAGTACATAGTGGTAGGCTTCCAGACCATTGAGGTTCACGTTGGTCAAAAATGTCTTGGTACGGTCCCTGATAGCGAACAGAAGTACCGTGGCTACCGTATTGTCCATGGGTACCTTCAGGCTCCGCATATACTGGACCATGAGGGTGGAAGTGGTCTCTATGTTTTCACGAATATCCTTGTACCTGCATTTTATATCTTTTGTCGCTACTTTGGAATGTGAGATTATGAGATCGGGCATGCCAATGATAAGATTCAGGTCTTCGGGTAATTCCCTGGGTACTACATCGACCAGGGCCACAGTCCTTGAAAGCTCATCAGTGATAACATCAGGAAGCGGTTCAATATTGTGACCCACGATATTTAACAGTCCTTTATGATACGCTGTTCCGGTAAAGTAACATTTGGCATTAATGTGGAAATATTCTGCGATTCTAGTCAATGCATACGCGCTGGCAAGTGAATCAACCGTGGGATTTGGTCTTAGCAGTATTGTAAGACCCCTCTTGGAGAAGTTCAATATCCTTTTGAACTTTCTGCGGTTTAAAAAACCAAGTTTTTTCACAATGTACCCCATCCGATAAAATCGACGATAACAATAGATTGTTTCCTTGATAGATATTGTATTATTAGTAATTTATGGATGTCGATACTAACCTGAAGTACAATAGGGACCAACTTCAGACCAGTTTCCTTATAGGATGACCGTCGACCGGTTCCACGTCCAGGTCGGCCACGCTTTCAGATATCATGATGTCTGCCATTGCTGCAACAGGAAATGTGTACTTCGCATTTTCGATAGGCCCGTAAAGTATGAAATCGCCGGCAGCCATCTGTTGCAGACCAGTGGATGCGATGTCGCATATCCGGTAGATGAGCTTGTCTTCCTTACTTTTATCACGTAGCCAGTTCCAGGCTGATGGTGCATTGTGAATACCTGAACCTACAGGATACCCCCATTTCGCTTTGGCACTTATGCACATTCTCAGTGCGATACCTGCACCATTGCCCATGGGAGTAATGCTCGGGTCAATTAACTTTTTCGTTATACCGCATTCATCAGCAGTTTCCAGTAACCCGTGCGGGAGTACACGTCCGCCGTTTTCAAGCAGTTCCATTCTCCCGTCAAGACTGGAATCCATTGCATTGAATCCCAGGATGATGGCGGCGTCAATATCTGAATTGGCCAGTGCTTCGACCTCATCATCTGTGACCGACATGTTCAGGCTGTTGTAGATGGTCTTGTCTGCCAGCCCCACTTCGCTGACATAATTCGCAGCTGCCGCTCGCACCGTGGAATCAGTGGAATCGAGCAGGAATGGGACATCGGTTGTTGCACTGACAAAGTCCAGGTAACGTTGTGCAGCCTGGGGGGTTTCAGCATAGATGTGTATCATGTGCGGATTGCCGGTCTCATCTGAAAGGGTCTCCTGCATGTTGATAAGTGATTCTGCGGCCTGTTTGTCAAATATGCCTGCGCCTGGGTCCGATACTATATTGTGTTTATTGTAGAAGATAGTGCCTGCCAGTACAGTAGGGAACTGCCCTGGTTGACCTCCGATCCTGACATTCGCGATATTGATGACCTGCTGTTCTTTTTTGAATACGAACATTGTTATCTATCCTGAAAATTTGGGATTATATCTGGACGAACACTAACCCTGATGTGGTATCCATCAGAATATCGTTGGCTATCATTATATCTGCACCTTTTATTTCGCGCTCAACGTGTTTTTTCTTTCTGGCTGATTGGACCACCATGGGCGGGTGGGGGAAGGGTTCACCTTTCGACTTATATTCCTCGATTATCGCCTGAATCTCACCAGCCTCAACCAGTCCCCGCCTGTCGATGAGTTCAACCTGCGCCCTGAAATGTTCAATGGCATCGTGTGGGATGTTCTCAATAAAAGGTATGGCTCCGTTTGAACCAATAATCCTGCCATGTCCATCTATACCGTTGGTGTGGATTGCCAGGAGTGTATTTCCTGACAGGTGTCCTTTTGATTCCTGGCCGCACACCAGGATATACCTGATATTTGAATTGGAGATGGTATTTGCCATTATTTTCTCTATGCCAAGGTTCTCGGTCTTGCAGCTTCCCATTATACAGGCACCAGGGAGCGGGTCCATATCGCTTGCAAGGGTGACCACAGAAATGCGGGATTCAGGGTCTATTATGGTATAATCTCCCCTGACCGGTGGCCATTCCTGCGCGATGGTGTCATTTGACATTGTCGTTCACTCAAAAGTTAACTGATTCGAATGGAATATGGTTTGAATGCTTATTGTTGATATACTTTTTTAATAGAATAAGTTCAGGTGTTTTAAAATAGAGTAATTCCTGAACCATATTCTCGAAATTAAGGATAAAATGTACAAAACTATATAGTGCTACTACAATAATTCTAGTCTGGTATGCATTGAGTGGATATTAGCTTACGATAAGATTTTGCTCCATTGATTAGGCAAATCTCTCAGCCGGATATCCTGGTGGTCTGGAAATGTTAAACATTCAAAATAGATTGATTGTTGTATTTTTGATTTTGTTTATCGTATTTAATACCGGTACTGTAAGTGCAACATCAGATTGCCTGGATTGCCATGCTGAAACTGTAACAATAATGCCCGATATTGAAAATCCACATTTGCTACCTGAACCCGCTCAAACTGTATCTTCTATGAGTACCACGGGTTCTGAGGTCGGGATCCTCTCAGCCAGTTCCCCTCCCCTGGTGTATGATATTACTTCAAGAGGAAAAGCAACAACTGCATTTATCGCCTGGAAGACCAACGAATCCACTGATAATCGTGTGTATTTCGGGACCGATGAGGCAGATATTACTTCCTGGGTCAACGGAACATGGAGCAACTGGAAAAATAACACCCTTTCCCCCTCAATTACTTTGACAGACCTTTCCATAAATACCTCTTATTATTATCGAATTGAAAGTACTGATGACTATGGAAATGTTAATAGTACCGACATACCTGTCCAGTCTTTTACCACTGCTTTTTTGAATATGGAGATATCCACAAATCGAATTGTGATACTGGATGACCCAATGTATGCAGGGAGCAATGCAGCACCGGGGTTTGAGAATCCGCCAGACCCTGTTTTACAGCAAAACTGGACCGGCAATGACTGGAACAACGATTACTGGAAAGATGAATCTACCACTATCCGGGCTTATGTATTAGTTATGGATGTTCAGGGAATGGGCGCAGATAACACACCTGTAAACTTCACTTTGAAAAATCCGGCAGGGATTGTAATTGACCAAAGCAGTTCGATCACCGATTCAGGAGGCATCGCTTCGTATCTATTTGATATGAATAATAAGAACTACTGGGGAACCTGGATAATCGAGGTCAATTCTACTGTTGATGGTAAGTTTGTACATTCAAGCACTGATTATATCCTCAACTGGTGGGGATGTGCACTGTGCCACGGAGACCCGGGGCCTGTGATTTTCAACCAGACCCTGAGCATGAACGGTAATGCAACCAATCCTGATTTTCCAATCCCGAATTCTCCCTATGCTATGGGGTATGACATGGCACACCAGCTTACTGTTGTCGGTGGAAATATGAGTAATTATCATGGCAAGTTTTATTCTATAGATTATTCTTTACTTGGATGGTACGGAAACGGACATGAGAACTATTCTTATAACCCTGTAGGGTATAGTCAGTTCCCGGATACTAAATGTGTGCACTGCCATCAGGGGTATGATGGTTATCCCGGAGGGAATACTTCGGCAACATACATTGACTTCAGACAGGACTACCATAATTTTTCATGCGATTCTCATGCCTGTCACGCCGTTGAGGGGCGGGTGCAACCCTATCAAAGTAATTTCGGGATTCCTGAGATGAAGTCATGCGGGTTCCAGTTCATTCTGCCTGACGATGGCGGGATTGCCAGTAAACAACCCCAGTGTCATGCAATATGGGGTGATATTTATGACGTACCATATGTGGCAGGTGGGAATGGAAACGTAACCATCGTATCCACTCTGGATGACAATAACAATGATTCAAATGATCAGGCAAGGGTCAATTACTCGGATTCAATTCCAGCGTCAGGAGACCCACTTAGATTGCACACTCTAAATGATAAGGTCCCATGCGTCCTATGTCATGGCCCGAATCACGGTATTAGAAATCCGGACCCTTCCACATTTGAACGTAGATTATCTGCTGTTGATGAGGCCGATAAAATTGCTACCAGATTTGCAGATGGGTGTGTAATATGCCATCAGCCGGAGCCTACTTATAAGAATCCCGAATCAACATGTGAAGTATGTCATGTTGGTTTGGATATTTTACCTTTTGAGCAAAATTCGAATGGGACTACTGAGATATCCCACTGCCAGACCTGTCATACAAAAAAGCAGCACAATGCATCTGTTGACTGCACGGTATGTCACAGCCAGGATGCACATATAATAAAATATTTTGATATAAACGGTGATTATAGTCCTTTACAATCAAATGCCGGGAACTGTACTACCTGCCACCAGAATAATAAATTAAGTACTATCCTGGCAAATCCCAAAGCTGGTACCTATTCTGGCAATGCACCACTGGTAAATGACCCTACCACACACAGTGTAAATAGCATCAACGGTACTCTCTGGGACCGGGGTGTCAATTTCTGGGTTAATACAAGCCAGGTTACAACATGTTTATACTGTCACGGGAACACAACACATGAAAGTACTGCGTTAGGATATCCCGGTATTTTCCAGGGGATAAATATCGTAGGTGGCGACCTGTCTGGTTCGTGGTGTGGAAGTTGTCATTACCAGAATAACACAAATTATGATGTGATGGCAGGAACAATGGACCCTGTCCCGCCAGAGATAACCGGAAATGCTACGTATGGGAATTATACAATAGCGGATGACGGAACCACTATCTATTTCGACCATTCAAATATCAGTTCATTTAATGATTCACGGTGCAGTCATTGCCATAATAACTCCGCGACCACTTCCACCGGACTCATGCATGGTGTCCTGGATGGATTGGGGGGACCGGATTGCATTTTGTGTCATGAAGGCAGTGGTGTGATTGGTACATTGACCATCAATATGACGCTATTCAACCAGTCGCCACATGCGAACATCAATAATGGCAATGCCACAAATAATAAGCACTGTTATATGTGCCACCGGGATGGTACGGCGCCAATTGGTGCCACCGGCCAGGCAGAACATATCTCAAAAGAGATACGGTACAATGCTTCAGACAGGTCATGTGCGGATACGGAATGCCACGGGAACACTTCATCTTCGATATATGTAGGTTCCCACTTTGATAATGCCACCCAGTACGGCAGGTTTGAATCCGGTTTTGTCCGTACATCCCAGACGTGCGAATTCTGTCATGGGAAGACCCAGGTGCCCATATTCAACGAATCCATCCCCGGTAATGGTAGCAACATAAGCATGGTCCTGGACGACGGCACAGGTCCAACTGGCCATTATGTGAGGAACATAGTAGATGGTGATAGCCACTATGTGGTCGATACTGTTGGCTGGGAAGTGGACGGGAAGAACGGGAGCCAGGGTTGTGTTTACTGTCACAAGGACCAGAGTGAGGTCTTTGGCGCCACGAATATATCTTCCTGGGCAAACCATTCAACATTTGGCAATAACTGTTATCGCTGTCATATCAACGGCACTACGTACCTTCATGACCTGGGTGTTATTACGGCATCTGGCGGCACACCTGATTGTCTTGGTTGTCACGGATTGGGTAGACCCCAGGAAGATATCAATGAAACCGCCTTCGGCCTGAGTATCCATAAAGACCTCAATACGAATGCCACAAATGTGACCGTCCTTAACAACACCCTGAGCAAAACCTGCTGGGCCTGTCATGGCAACGGTTCAGAACCTGGCGGCCATATTAATAATTCACTGGGACCCAACGTCCCTGCCAACACCACACGGCCGCTAAACTGCAGCGAGGCAAAGTGTCACGTCAACGGTACAGCGATCTACAATGTCACTATCAACGGTACCCAGCCTATTTCAACCATTGAACACATTCCCGGGCAGTTCAGAAGTACCCTCACAGATATTATTGCGGTTGACTGCACCCTTTGTCATAAAAATTCCCTTACCTATAATAATGATACAAAACGCGGGCTTGCTAATGAATCAGATGCATCGAACGTGTCCCATTATGGCAGTTTGACAACTACGAACATCAGTGCGGTCAAGCCCACCACGGATTGCACACTGTGTCATAAGAACACCACCAACAATGTCACGTGGGGTGGTGCGATGCAGGTCAGGCATCCGGTGAACAAATCGACCAGCTTTTGCGTGAATTGTCACGGTAGTGGGACTACCTTCCATGCCGAGAATCTTTCCACGGTTCCTGAGATACATTCATCTGGTTTTGACTGGGAAGGTGATGGTATTGATTCTTTTTCCATATATCCTCCTTTATTATCACAGGATATGGAGGGTTGCTTTGCCTGTCACAATGGAACCGTGGATTTTGCCACAATGGGTCAGGATATTGATGATGACAACAGCAGGATATGTGAAGAATGCCACTATAACAATTCTGTTGGTCCATTTACTATTAACATCAGCATGCGAAGTGATGTATCCGATACTATTCCACGCGTATACAATCACATAAATGATAGTGCGAATGCTACGGTTGTCATAAGGACGAACCTGACCGCATCAAGTACTTCTCAGTTAAGCAGCCCATCGACATGTTTCAACTATAACAATAACACCGGTAATGGAGCATGCCATGGTGTGAGCTATGAGAACCGGACTGATGCTGGCGGATATTATGCTTTCAATAATTATGAAATATCAATGAAAGCAAGCACGAACATGAGTCCGTATCGTTATACACAGACCATTGACCACATGCCCAACACCACAGACTGCCGCATATGCCACCTCGGTGCAAATAGTAGTGTAGGTACCCTTGTTGAAAGTTCTTACTGGGGCAATCCCATGAACGTTTCTGACACCAAACCCACCATTCCTACCCACATCAACATTAATGCCCAGATAGGGGACTGCTGGGCCTGCCACGTATTTGGCGGTGTACAACCGCTGGACTTCCATGATGTCAATATCACCGGTGGTGGCGGTCCGGATTGTATCAGTTGCCATGATGTGGGACGTAGCGGTGCAACATCATGGGTCAATGTCAGTGCCTTGAACGGCAGTCTCAATGGCAATGCCAGTATCCATTACGCAATCAATAACGCCACTACAGGCACCGGAGGCAGTACGGGTAATCCTGACAACCAGATATGCTGGGCATGTCACCAGTCCGACGGCAGCGAACCGTCAGGCATGGGCGATATTTTCGAAGATCCCTACAAGTGCTATGACTGCCATGACGGTACAGCACCGTATACTAATGTCAGCAATGCTCCTGGCGTTTTCCAGCACTTTGTGAACGGCAGTGCATTGAAAGCGGCATCTAATGCTCCTGACAATTCCAGTTCATGCCTGGTATGCCACAACCTCACCGAGATGAAGGTAGAATACAGCGAAGGTATCGACACCTACAGTACGAATTATTCCATTCCATCCCACTACGGCCGTAACCGCAGCAGCGGTCCCGACAGCCTGAGAACAGGCCCCGGCAACAGTGTCAACTGCAGCTACTGTCACCAGACCCCGGGCAACAACTTCACCTCAGCCATGGTCAATATCAACAATGCCTCAGTACCTAACCATAGCCTTGCCTATAACGCTACCACCCCCTACTGTACCGAATGTCACAATGGCGGCTGGATGCACAACGCATCACTATACAAACCCACGAACCTCACCATTGAGAGTTCAGGTCTGTGTCTTTCCTGCCATGGAGATGCGAAGAGCTACACCGGTCCAATGGTCACCAGTAATAAATCCAGGCACAACAACAGCCTTGATTGTACCCAGTGCCATATCAATACCAGTAAACGCGACATCCATGGTATCAAGTACCTGCAGACCGACGGCAGTTCATATACAACAGTCAATACCACAGCAGTCAACTGCACCACCTGTCACCAGGACAATGCCTCGGCTGTGAACCAGTCACTTAACCCGATACCATTGATACAAAAACCCATGTACCACAGCGAGGACCCAATGGCAGGCCGGAAATGGAATGATTCGTATAGTCCTTACTGGAACAACACCAATGAAGCCTGCGAATACTGCCATAACGCGACGTTGCATGAAGTGGATGCCCTTGGCAACCTCGCATCCTTGCGCAGCAATACTACTGACCTGAGTGATTACATATGTGCTTCCTGCCATAAGAGCGGCAGTGCCATGTACAGCTCGATCGGAGGCAATGCAAACTTCAGTAAGACTCCACCCGAGATTACTTTGACAATTAATTCAAACGATGGTACATTTTTCTACAACCACAGTACACTCTCAGATTTCATTGATTCGATATGCAAAGGCTGCCATGGCAATTCAAGCAATCCACCACAAAATACGACTATTTTCGCACATGACGTATATGGGGCAAATATCACTTTGTGTATCAACTGCCATGATGCTCCACTTGGTCTGGTACCCACTACTGTTCAGTTGAATGTTTCGGCCACCAACAACGGTTCGGAATCAATACATTATAATCTTAACAGTGCAGCTTCAGATGATAACCTGCGTTGCTATGCGTGTCATGCGAATGGCAGTGCTCCATCCAGCCATCCATCACTTTCAGACGCTAAACTGTGCGATGAGTGTCACGTTACCCTCAACTTCAGTGCGCCATTGGTTGGCAGGCATATACCAAATGCTTCAGCTCCACAGCAGTTTAGTACTTCCAATATAACGACGAATTATGCCCAGTGCTGGAACTGCCATAACAACAGTGTCAATAGCAGTGCAACCATGTGGCAGAACAACAGGTCTCTTGTATCCCATTACGGTACGAACAGCAGCCTGGTCAGGACCAATTCAAATAGTACTGTAGACGAGTGTTACAATTGCCACTGGAATACCACAAACCAGTATAAGTATGGAAATGCTCCCCAGACCCAGATGGCATCCCAGATACAGTGTTACGAATGCCATAATGGCGACTGGAAGTTCGAGAGAAGAATGCCGGGCCTCCCAGAGATGTGGGTGTTCTATTCATCAGAACCGGGAGATTTGCACAATCAACAGATGGGGACGTATTGGGCTTGTTCCACGTGCCATTAAGGGACTCCATACAGATAGAAACAGGTGTGTCCGGAACTTATTCGGCAGGATATTTGTGTGAAGAACACAGTTTATTCCCATCCTGTTAAGCAAAACAATATTAAATGATAGTACTGATACTGCCGTAATAAAACAGGATTAGGTAGATTTATGGAATTGATTGATACGTGGATAAAAAAGGTCCCTCGTTTTTTCCGGTCAAGAAAACTTACCATCTACCTGATCTCAATGGTCATATTACTTTCATTTATTGGTACCATCATTCCCCAGCAGCATATTTTTACTCATACACACATGGAGGAGATGAAAAACCAGAGTGTATTCCTGGATTATATGGATACGATAGGATTCACCGCAATCTACACTTCATGGCTGTTTTTCGGGGTAATGCTCCTGTTGTATCTTAACACGATATTCTGTACGTATGATATGTGGCGGAATTCTATCCGGAAAATGAAACGAGGTAGCAATTTCAGAAAAAAAGATGGGATATCCGGACTTGCCAATAATGCCCTCGTGGTACTTGCTGGAACATCTGTTCAATCTCGTGATACAATAATATCTCACCTTGAAAAACGGCGTTATAAGGTGCAGCAAAATGGGAATTCCTTTGTCGCCACAAAGAACCGGCTTGGGATATTTGGCACCCCTGTGTTCCACCTTTGTATCCTGCTGGTACTGGGAGCTATTCTGTATGGTGGTGTAGGCAGGATGGAAGGGCGGTTGCAGCTGGTGGAAGGCCAGACATTGTATGAGCAGCACCAGGATTATTTTTACGTGGCTGAAGGTCCACTGTTTGATGAGAAGCACCAGAATTTTGGTTTTATTCTTGAGCGGTTCCATCCCCGGTATGAAGATGATGAAGGTGTTTACCGGGGGATTGCCAGCGAGATCCTTATTATTAGGGATGGAAAGGTGGTGAAAAAAGACGTGTTGCACTCCAACCACCTGATAATCTATGAAGATGTAACCCTCTTCCAGAACGAGTACGGGTTTGCACCCCTGTTCCTATTGAAAGATGCGACCGGTGCGGTGATATCCGGTTCGTATGTGTATGCAGAGGACGATGGCAGTGGCAGGTATTTAACCGTATTTCCGGTGGCAGATACCGGGCTTACGGCCCAGATAACCCTGTACCCGAACACTTCAAGGAGAATACTGGAAAGTGGTTATGATATGCCCCAGAATCCACAGGTATATCTTGAACTGTTCGAGGGGGAAGAGCAGGTATTTGACGGTGTGTTAGGGTTGAACCAGCTGGTGAAGCTGGGTAATTATCCTGGTATGGGTGAAGTGACGCTGGGATTCTATGACCTGAAGTATTGGAGCATTATTTCTGTCGTGACAGATCACGGGATACCCTTTATCTTCGGGGGAATATACCTGGCACTATTTTCAATGATAGTGATGTTCTTTTTCAGTCCCAAACATATTTTTGGGGTATTTGAGAATGATGGGTTTGGTAGACCTGTTTTATATATAGGTGGAAAGAGTGATAAATATAAATCGTCATTTGAATATGTATTTAATAATCTAATTGAAGAAATAAAAGAGGCAGTACAAGATGAGTCAACTTGAATGGATCTTATATTTATCCGCGTCTTCATTGTATGGTATTAGCGCTGTATTATATATTCTCAGTGTGGTTTTCAAGAAAGAAGAATGGTTGAGATATGGTGCACTGGCAGCGTTTGTCGGGCTATTGCCCCATACGGGTTCATTGTATATCAGGTGGGTAGAGTCGGGACATGGACCCTATATGACCATACATGAAGTATTTTCATCCTATGCCTGGGTCTCAGTGGCTCTGTTCCTGCTTGTGGCTCTAAGAGTAGAAAGGATACGGTTGGCGGGAATGGTCGTGGTTCCTGTTTCGTTTATTATGATGGGAATGGGAGCAACTCTTTCACGGGAAATATACTCAATTCCTGCATCGCTGAGCAGTTACTGGCTGATCGCTCATGTGGGTTTTGCCAAACTTGCTTTTGGAGGTATTCTGATAGGTACTGCTCTTGCGGTGTTATACATCCTTAACGAGCGACAGGAGCAAGGAAAGGGTTCTGAGGGGATGAAGAAGTTCCTGGGGCGTTTTCCTGGTAAAGATATGATGGACGACCTGAGCTACCAGTTTGTAAGTGCCGGCTTTTTATTTCTCAGTGTGATGATAGGGGCAGGAGCGATATGGGCTTACCAGACCTGGGGACGGTACTGGGCATGGGACCCTATTGAGACCTGGTCTTTGATTGTGTGGTTTATTTATGGTATTTTCCTGCACTTGCGGATGAATGCTGGATGGCGGGGTAAAAAGAGTGCTTGGATGCTTGTTGTAGCAATATTCATACTGGCTTTTTCGTTGTTTGGTACTGGTATTGTTTATACTGGATTACACTCTGCATATATGGTATAACGGGCTATAAAACGTAGGAGTGGAATAATTATGACCAGAGTAAAATTATTTTAAACAGATGAGATAAACATTTTAACAATAAAATATATATGTTATTTAGTGTAGTAATCTATAAGTTCATATACACCTAACTTGCTACTCTATTCGACGATAAGAAAAATCAGGTATTATTCATGAAAAAGAAGGTCCTTTTAATCACTCCTCCCTACCACTGCGGGGTACTTGAATCTGCAGGGTCCTGGATGCCATTGGGTCTGGTATATGTCGCAGGGAGCCTGCAGCAGGCGGGCTATGAGGTGGAGATATATGACGCGATGACCAGGTTCGATACTTTTGATGATATCAGGGTACGTATTGAAGCGTCTGCGCCTGATGTTGTTGCTTCTGCCGGTTATACTTCTAGTAATTATGATGCTATCCAGGTGCTTCGCATCGCCAAGGAGGTCAATCCGGAGATAATCACCAACCTGGGCGGTATCCATGCTACGTTCTGCTGGAATGAGATCCTGGAGGGCGATGCTGAGGCAGTGGATTATGTGATAGTTGGTGAGGGCGAGGAAACTACGGTGGAATTGCTTGACCACATTTATTCTGGCAGGGACCCGTCGGGTGTGGCAGGGATAGCGTACGTCAAGGATGGGAAGGTGGTTCATACCGGACCCCGGACATTTATTACTGACCTGGATTCGTTGCCTGCGGCCTGGGACCTGGTGGAATGGGGTGATTATTCGTTCAAGACCAAGGCGAATTCTATTCTGGCGGTGGTGAGTTCATCGAGGGGGTGCACCCAGAAGTGCACGTTCTGCTCCCAGAGGTTGTTCTGGAAAGAGACGTGGCGTGCCCGGAGTCCTGAGAATTTCGT
This genomic interval carries:
- a CDS encoding cytochrome c biogenesis protein ResB — protein: MELIDTWIKKVPRFFRSRKLTIYLISMVILLSFIGTIIPQQHIFTHTHMEEMKNQSVFLDYMDTIGFTAIYTSWLFFGVMLLLYLNTIFCTYDMWRNSIRKMKRGSNFRKKDGISGLANNALVVLAGTSVQSRDTIISHLEKRRYKVQQNGNSFVATKNRLGIFGTPVFHLCILLVLGAILYGGVGRMEGRLQLVEGQTLYEQHQDYFYVAEGPLFDEKHQNFGFILERFHPRYEDDEGVYRGIASEILIIRDGKVVKKDVLHSNHLIIYEDVTLFQNEYGFAPLFLLKDATGAVISGSYVYAEDDGSGRYLTVFPVADTGLTAQITLYPNTSRRILESGYDMPQNPQVYLELFEGEEQVFDGVLGLNQLVKLGNYPGMGEVTLGFYDLKYWSIISVVTDHGIPFIFGGIYLALFSMIVMFFFSPKHIFGVFENDGFGRPVLYIGGKSDKYKSSFEYVFNNLIEEIKEAVQDEST
- the ccsB gene encoding c-type cytochrome biogenesis protein CcsB, translating into MSQLEWILYLSASSLYGISAVLYILSVVFKKEEWLRYGALAAFVGLLPHTGSLYIRWVESGHGPYMTIHEVFSSYAWVSVALFLLVALRVERIRLAGMVVVPVSFIMMGMGATLSREIYSIPASLSSYWLIAHVGFAKLAFGGILIGTALAVLYILNERQEQGKGSEGMKKFLGRFPGKDMMDDLSYQFVSAGFLFLSVMIGAGAIWAYQTWGRYWAWDPIETWSLIVWFIYGIFLHLRMNAGWRGKKSAWMLVVAIFILAFSLFGTGIVYTGLHSAYMV